In Elaeis guineensis isolate ETL-2024a chromosome 1, EG11, whole genome shotgun sequence, a genomic segment contains:
- the LOC140855338 gene encoding LOW QUALITY PROTEIN: L-type lectin-domain containing receptor kinase IX.1-like (The sequence of the model RefSeq protein was modified relative to this genomic sequence to represent the inferred CDS: inserted 2 bases in 2 codons) gives MDSSIVFLPLKNLAWQASYTSQAMAPCNSRSLHIPVLLFPLLSVLIPHASPLSFNFTGDELDKSNLNFSGNAHFDAGLQLTNNQVNTNLYHSIGSATYYKPVSLWDKASGTVANFTTNFRFAINGFGQNVSADGLAFFLSPFPFEAPSNSSGVGLGLFTNNDFVGQPNTGVVAVEFDSFKNPLTNDISANHVGIDIGSINSTAQVDLNASIRENGSFIASISYNSVTQNLSVFLRNDSNPPRNWSLFYVANLSKLLPENVAIGFSAATGARYETHTIYSWDFNSSDLSSQYLAPGPASSPSIGFFEAKHKSKMRLVVKLAIGIGILLCVLGLVLFVVWHKRANGGMEEEEEMALELSIHNAFKRGGGPKKFSYRALAIATRNFVKEAKLGEGGFGEVYMGVLHDTEQEVAIKRISRDSKQGKREYISEVTIISRLRHRNLVQLIGYCHERGDLLLVYEYMSNKSLDYHLYSEERLLTWPERYEIAFGLASALLYLHEEWEQCVVHRDIKPSNVMLDSGFNAKLGDFGLARLVDHDSNLPTTVMAGTRGYMAPEYATTGKASRESDVYGFGVVILEIACGRKPIDIREEQDRVNLIEWVWELHEKKMCLTAADKKLKTEFDEKQMERFMIVGLWCAHPDYNLRPSMRQVVNVLKFDASLPDLPPRMXVAVYFPPANISXISGSSSSSGGPSISSHSSSSNSNTYRGYCE, from the exons ATGGACAGCTCCATCGTTTTTCTACCACTCAAAAATCTAGCTTGGCAAGCTTCCTACACATCTCAAGCAATGGCTCCCTGCAACTCTAGATCCCTCCACATCCCAGTTCTCCTCTTTCCGTTGTTATCTGTACTAATCCCCCATGCAAGCCCTCTATCGTTCAACTTCACTGGCGATGAACTGGACAAATCGAACTTAAACTTCTCTGGTAACGCCCACTTTGATGCCGGGCTCCAACTGACCAATAACCAGGTGAACACTAACCTTTACCACAGCATCGGAAGCGCCACATATTATAAACCGGTCTCTCTCTGGGACAAAGCTTCAGGAACGGTTGCCAACTTCACAACAAATTTCAGATTTGCAATCAACGGCTTTGGCCAAAACGTAAGTGCCGATGGGCTTGCTTTCTTCCTCTCACCCTTCCCTTTTGAGGCTCCATCAAATTCATCTGGTGTAGGTCTTGGACTATTTACAAATAATGATTTCGTAGGACAGCCGAATACGGGGGTCGTGGCTGTCGAATTTGATAGCTTCAAAAACCCTTTGACCAACGATATAAGCGCTAACCATGTGGGCATCGACATCGGTTCCATCAATTCCACAGCACAAGTGGACTTGAATGCTAGCATCAGAGAGAATGGGTCATTCATTGCATCCATTAGTTACAATTCTGTTACTCAAAATTTGAGCGTCTTCCTCAGGAATGATTCAAATCCTCCAAGGAATTGGAGCCTGTTTTATGTTGCGAATTTGAGCAAATTGCTGCCTGAGAATGTAGCCATTGGTTTTTCAGCTGCCACTGGGGCCCGTTACGAGACGCATACCATCTATTCCTGGGATTTCAACTCCTCCGATTTAAGTTCTCAATATCTTGCTCCCGGTCCTGCATCTAGTCCGAGTATTGGATTCTTTGAAGCCAAGCACAAGAGTAAGATGAGATTGGTGGTGAAGCTTGCTATTGGTATTGGGATCTTGCTATGTGTGTTGGGTTTAGTGCTGTTTGTAGTATGGCATAAGAGGGCTAATGGTggaatggaagaagaagaagagatggctCTTGAGTTGTCCATCCATAATGCATTTAAGCGAGGTGGCGGCCCTAAGAAATTTTCTTATAGGGCACTCGCGATTGCAACCAGAAATTTTGTTAAGGAGGCAAAGCTTGGGGAAGGAGGTTTTGGGGAGGTTTACATGGGAGTGTTGCATGATACGGAGCAAGAAGTGGCAATCAAAAGGATTTCTAGAGATTCTAAGCAAGGGAAGAGGGAGTATATATCTGAAGTCACGATTATTAGCAGGCTGAGGCATCGCAATCTTGTGCAACTCATTGGCTATTGTCATGAAAGAGGTGATTTGTTACTTGTCTACGAGTACATGTCTAACAAAAGCCTTGATTACCATCTATACAGCGAGGAGAGATTGCTCACGTGGCCGGAGAGGTACGAGATTGCATTTGGCTTGGCTTCGGCACTACTCTATCTTCACGAAGAGTGGGAGCAGTGTGTGGTCCATAGAGACATCAAGCCAAGCAATGTGATGTTGGATTCAGGATTCAATGCTAAGCTTGGTGATTTTGGGCTTGCAAGGCTTGTGGATCACGATAGTAACTTGCCAACAACGGTCATGGCTGGGACCCGGGGATACATGGCACCTGAATATGCTACTACAG GAAAAGCTAGCAGAGAATCCGATGTATACGGCTTTGGAGTTGTTATACTAGAAATTGCATGTGGTAGAAAACCAATTGACATAAGAGAGGAGCAAGATAGGGTGAACTTGATAGAGTGGGTTTGGGagcttcatgaaaaaaaaatgtgTTTAACAGCAGCGGATAAAAAGTTAAAGACAGAATTTGATGAAAAACAAATGGAGCGCTTCATGATTGTAGGGTTATGGTGTGCCCATCCTGATTATAATTTGAGACCATCAATGAGACAAGTAGTTAATGTTCTTAAATTTGATGCTTCACTACCTGATCTGCCACCAAGAA TCGTAGCAGTATATTTTCCTCCAGCAAATATTT ACATCTCtggatcatcatcatcatctggtGGACCTTCAATAAGTAGCCACTCTTCAAGCTCCAACTCAAACACATACAGAGGTTATTGTGAGTAA
- the LOC105032676 gene encoding LOW QUALITY PROTEIN: L-type lectin-domain containing receptor kinase IX.1-like (The sequence of the model RefSeq protein was modified relative to this genomic sequence to represent the inferred CDS: inserted 2 bases in 2 codons): MTKAHLTSMDSSIVFLPLKNRAWQASCTSQAMALYKSSPLQILVLFPLLFIPIPLTSPLSFNFTGNKLDQPNLSFSGDAYFNGSIVQLTKNQMGVNLGGSVGRAIYSEPVLLWDKASGTLANFTTNFIFTINSFGENVSADGLAFFLSPFPFEDPSNSSGGTLGLFKNTGQNITKNKVVAVEFDSFMNPEYNDSSNNHVGFDIWSIVSIKHVDLNASIRENVQFIASISYDAITQNLSVFLMSNASNRRRTWGLFYIVDLRKYLPENVAIGFSASTGIYYEEHSIYSWDFISSNLSSQDRAPSPGPSPINETSEGKKKSKMRSAVGLAVGIGILLCGLGLVSFAVWHRRANGRMEEEEDMALELTINYAFERGGGPKKFSYRALAIATRNFIKEAKLGEGGFGEVYMGVLHDTNQEVAIKRISRDSKQGKREYISEVTIISRLRHRNLVQLIGYCHERGDLLLVYEYMSNKSLDYHLYSEERLLTWPERYEIAFGLASALLYLHEEWEQCVVHRDIKPSNVMLDSGFNAKLGDFGLARLVDHDSNLPTTVMAGTRGYMAPEYATTGKASRESDVYSFGVVILEIACGRKPIDIRERQDRVNLIEWVWELHEKKMCLTAADKKLKAEFDEKQMERFMIVGLWCAHPDYNLRPSTRQAVNVLKFDASLPDLPPRMPXAIYFPPANISXISGSSSSSGGPSISSHSSSSNSNTYRGYCE; the protein is encoded by the exons ATGACCAAGGCCCACCTGACCTCCATGGACAGCTCCATCGTTTTTCTACCACTCAAAAACAGAGCTTGGCAAGCCTCCTGCACTTCCCAAGCAATGGCTCTCTACAAGTCTAGTCCTCTCCAGATCTTAGTTCTCTTTCCGTTGTTATTTATCCCAATCCCCCTTACAAGCCCACTCTCTTTCAACTTCACTGGCAATAAACTGGACCAACCGAACTTAAGCTTCTCTGGCGACGCCTACTTTAACGGCAGCATCGTCCAACTCACCAAGAACCAGATGGGCGTTAACCTTGGCGGTAGCGTTGGAAGAGCCATATACTCTGAACCGGTGCTTCTCTGGGACAAAGCTTCAGGAACGCTTGCCAACTTCACAACAAATTTCATATTCACTATCAACAGCTTCGGAGAAAATGTAAGTGCCGATGGGCTTGCCTTTTTCCTCTCACCCTTCCCTTTTGAGGACCCATCGAATTCATCCGGTGGAACTCTTGGACTATTTAAAAATACTGGCCAGAATATAACGAAGAATAAGGTTGTAGCCGTTGAATTTGATAGTTTCATGAACCCTGAGTACAACGATTCGAGCAACAACCATGTGGGCTTCGACATTTGGTCGATTGTTTCCATCAAACATGTGGATTTGAATGCTAGCATCAGAGAGAATGTACAATTCATTGCATCCATTAGTTACGATGCTATAACTCAAAATCTGAGCGTCTTCCTCATGAGTAATGCTTCAAATCGTCGGAGGACTTGGGGCTTGTTTTATATTGTGGACCTGAGGAAGTACCTGCCTGAGAATGTAGCCATTGGTTTCTCAGCTTCCACCGGGATCTATTATGAGGAGCATAGCATCTATTCCTGGGATTTCATTTCCTCCAATTTGAGTTCTCAGGATCGTGCTCCCAGTCCTGGTCCTAGTCCAATTAATGAAACTTCTGAAGGAAAAAAGAAGAGTAAGATGAGATCAGCGGTGGGGCTTGCTGTTGGTATTGGGATCTTGCTATGTGGGTTGGGTTTAGTGTCGTTTGCAGTATGGCATAGGAGGGCTAATGGacggatggaagaagaagaagatatggCTCTTGAATTGACTATCAATTATGCATTTGAGAGAGGTGGCGGCCCAAAGAAATTTTCTTATCGGGCACTCGCGATTGCAACCAGAAATTTCATTAAGGAGGCAAAGCTTGGGGAAGGAGGTTTTGGGGAGGTTTACATGGGAGTGTTGCATGATACGAATCAAGAAGTGGCAATCAAAAGGATTTCTAGAGATTCTAAGCAAGGGAAGAGGGAGTATATATCTGAAGTCACGATTATTAGCAGGCTGAGGCATCGCAATCTTGTGCAACTCATTGGCTATTGTCATGAAAGAGGTGATTTGTTACTTGTCTACGAGTACATGTCTAACAAAAGCCTTGATTACCATCTATACAGCGAGGAGAGATTGCTCACGTGGCCGGAGAGGTACGAGATTGCATTTGGCTTGGCTTCGGCACTACTCTATCTTCACGAAGAGTGGGAGCAGTGTGTGGTCCATAGAGACATCAAGCCAAGCAATGTGATGTTGGATTCAGGGTTCAATGCTAAGCTTGGTGATTTTGGGCTTGCAAGGCTTGTGGATCACGATAGTAACTTGCCAACAACGGTCATGGCTGGGACCCGGGGATACATGGCACCTGAATATGCTACTACAG GAAAAGCTAGCAGAGAATCCGATGTATACAGCTTTGGAGTTGTTATACTAGAAATTGCATGTGGTAGAAAACCAATTGACATAAGAGAGAGGCAAGATAGGGTAAACTTGATAGAGTGGGTTTGGGagcttcatgaaaaaaaaatgtgTTTAACAGCAGCGGATAAAAAGTTAAAGGCAGAATTTGATGAAAAACAAATGGAGCGCTTCATGATTGTAGGGTTATGGTGTGCCCATCCTGATTATAATTTGAGACCATCAACGAGACAAGCAGTTAATGTTCTTAAATTTGATGCTTCACTACCTGATCTGCCACCAAGAATGC TAGCAATATATTTTCCTCCAGCAAATATTT ACATCTCtggatcatcatcatcatctggtGGACCTTCAATAAGTAGCCACTCTTCAAGCTCCAACTCAAACACATACAGAGGTTATTGTGAGTAA